One part of the Hyalangium gracile genome encodes these proteins:
- a CDS encoding RluA family pseudouridine synthase: MVAAEAREHRAPPEARGERLDQHLARTFPDLTRSRIQGLIEAGHVLADGRPAKAALRLRGGELLCVHIPAPVAAVPLAEELPLEVLHEDRDLVVVNKAAGMVVHPGAGHASGTLVNALLHRVKDLAGVGGELRPGIVHRLDKDTTGCLVVAKNEKTLVALQKAFKTRAVEKTYLALVHGHPKPEGRIETLYGRHPVHRQKFTGKVKEGKPAITVFRTRELFEGAALVEVDLLTGRTHQIRVHLSESGHPLLCDALYGAGRKAKGRVAEAQEALGRQALHAWRLAFTHPRTGKALKLEAPLPGDFESAIACLRGA; the protein is encoded by the coding sequence TTGGTAGCCGCCGAGGCGCGCGAGCACCGAGCCCCGCCCGAGGCCCGAGGCGAGCGGCTGGATCAGCACCTCGCGCGCACGTTCCCCGATCTCACCCGCTCCCGCATCCAGGGGCTGATCGAAGCCGGCCACGTGCTGGCGGACGGTCGCCCCGCGAAGGCGGCGCTGCGCCTGCGGGGTGGGGAGCTGCTCTGCGTGCACATCCCCGCGCCCGTGGCGGCCGTGCCGCTGGCGGAGGAGCTGCCGCTGGAGGTGCTGCACGAGGATCGGGACCTGGTGGTGGTGAACAAGGCGGCGGGCATGGTGGTGCACCCGGGAGCGGGGCACGCGTCCGGGACGCTGGTGAACGCGCTGCTGCACCGGGTGAAGGATCTCGCCGGAGTGGGCGGAGAGCTGCGCCCGGGGATCGTCCACCGCCTGGACAAGGACACGACGGGGTGCCTCGTCGTGGCGAAGAACGAGAAGACGCTCGTCGCGCTGCAGAAGGCCTTCAAGACGCGCGCGGTGGAGAAGACGTACCTGGCGCTGGTGCACGGGCACCCGAAGCCGGAGGGGCGCATCGAGACGCTGTACGGGCGGCACCCGGTGCACCGGCAGAAGTTCACGGGCAAGGTGAAGGAGGGCAAGCCGGCCATCACGGTGTTCCGGACGCGGGAGCTCTTCGAGGGCGCGGCGCTGGTGGAGGTGGATCTGCTGACGGGCCGCACGCACCAGATCCGGGTGCACCTGTCCGAGTCCGGCCACCCGCTGCTGTGCGACGCGCTGTACGGCGCGGGGCGCAAGGCGAAGGGCAGGGTGGCCGAGGCGCAGGAGGCGCTGGGGCGTCAGGCGCTGCACGCGTGGCGGCTGGCCTTCACGCACCCCAGGACGGGCAAGGCGCTGAAGCTGGAGGCGCCCCTGCCCGGGGACTTCGAGTCCGCCATCGCTTGCCTGCGAGGCGCCTGA
- a CDS encoding SDR family NAD(P)-dependent oxidoreductase, producing MSKHQGKVAVVTGGTSGIGFAAAQRLANEGARVFITGRRQGELDAAVKRIGKNAIGVQGDTSKLADLDRLYATVKREAGHIDILFTNAGGGEFLPLSDITEEHFDATFDSNVKGVVFTVQKALPLLREGGSIILNASNVSIKGVAAFSVYAATKAAVRSFARSWILELKERKLRVNVVSPGPIDTPGLDSLAKTPEQKAQLKAQLLSTIPLGRLGQPDEIAKVVSFLASDDSSFINGVELFADGGSAQI from the coding sequence ATGAGCAAGCACCAAGGGAAGGTGGCTGTCGTCACGGGTGGTACCTCGGGCATCGGCTTCGCCGCGGCACAGCGCCTGGCCAACGAGGGAGCGCGGGTGTTCATCACGGGCCGGCGTCAGGGCGAGCTGGACGCGGCGGTGAAGCGGATTGGAAAGAACGCCATCGGCGTGCAGGGCGACACCTCCAAGCTCGCCGATCTGGACCGGCTGTACGCCACGGTGAAGCGGGAGGCCGGGCACATCGACATCCTCTTCACCAACGCCGGCGGCGGCGAGTTCCTCCCGCTGAGCGACATCACCGAGGAGCACTTCGACGCCACCTTCGACAGCAACGTGAAGGGGGTGGTCTTCACCGTGCAGAAGGCGCTCCCGCTGCTGCGCGAGGGCGGCTCGATCATCCTCAATGCCTCGAACGTCTCCATCAAGGGCGTCGCGGCCTTCAGCGTGTACGCCGCGACCAAGGCCGCCGTGCGATCCTTCGCCCGCTCGTGGATCCTCGAGCTGAAGGAGCGAAAGCTCCGCGTCAACGTCGTCAGCCCCGGGCCGATCGACACCCCGGGACTCGACTCGCTGGCGAAGACGCCGGAGCAGAAGGCGCAGCTCAAGGCCCAGCTGCTGTCCACCATTCCCCTGGGGCGGCTGGGTCAGCCGGACGAGATCGCCAAGGTGGTGTCCTTCCTCGCCTCGGACGACAGCAGCTTCATCAACGGCGTCGAGCTGTTCGCCGATGGCGGCTCGGCGCAGATCTGA
- a CDS encoding P-loop NTPase, whose amino-acid sequence MKPAPSATASITPVPSPSAGPPGLSKRARPRRVIAVGGGKGGIGKTLVSANLGVALAQAGMRVLLVDADLGGANLHTCLGVGQPSATLSDFVRNSKVAIENIIIPTGVPQLSLIAGAQDVLDAANIKYAQKQKLLRTLLAQPVDYLLLDLGAGTSFNTLDFFLVADHGVLVVLPEPTAVENAYRFVKAAFFRRLQQVEAQYGIEDLVESALTTREGALRTPHDFIAQVRQQDPAAGARLERDLQSFRIRLVVNQARTDADMNVGTAVVSAWKKFFGLEMDDLGAIRYDDEAWRAVRKRRPVLLERPDSPAALSLQRIAGRILTIDGNGSGSSTP is encoded by the coding sequence TTGAAGCCCGCACCTTCCGCCACCGCGTCGATCACCCCTGTTCCCTCTCCGAGTGCCGGTCCGCCCGGACTCTCCAAGCGCGCCCGTCCGCGGCGAGTCATCGCCGTGGGCGGCGGCAAGGGGGGGATCGGCAAGACGCTCGTCTCGGCCAACCTCGGGGTGGCCCTGGCCCAGGCCGGCATGCGCGTGCTGCTGGTGGATGCCGATCTGGGCGGGGCCAACCTGCACACCTGCCTCGGGGTAGGTCAGCCCAGCGCCACGCTGTCGGACTTCGTCCGCAACAGCAAGGTGGCCATCGAGAACATCATCATCCCCACGGGCGTGCCGCAGCTGTCGCTGATCGCCGGCGCGCAGGACGTGCTGGACGCGGCCAACATCAAGTACGCGCAGAAGCAGAAGCTGCTGCGCACGCTGCTGGCCCAGCCGGTGGACTACCTGCTGCTGGATCTGGGCGCCGGCACCAGCTTCAACACCCTGGACTTCTTCCTGGTGGCGGACCACGGCGTGCTGGTGGTGCTGCCGGAGCCCACCGCGGTGGAGAACGCGTACCGCTTCGTGAAGGCGGCCTTCTTCCGCCGGCTCCAGCAGGTGGAGGCCCAGTACGGCATCGAGGATCTCGTGGAGAGCGCCCTCACCACGCGCGAGGGAGCGCTGCGCACGCCGCACGACTTCATCGCCCAGGTGCGCCAGCAGGATCCGGCGGCGGGGGCGCGGCTGGAGCGGGATCTGCAGTCGTTCCGCATCCGCCTGGTGGTGAACCAGGCCCGCACGGACGCGGACATGAACGTGGGCACCGCCGTGGTGTCCGCGTGGAAGAAGTTCTTCGGCCTGGAGATGGATGATCTGGGGGCCATTCGTTACGACGACGAGGCGTGGCGCGCGGTGCGCAAGCGCCGGCCCGTGCTCCTGGAGCGGCCCGACTCGCCCGCCGCCCTGAGCCTCCAGCGCATCGCCGGGCGTATCCTGACCATCGACGGTAACGGCAGCGGTTCCTCCACACCATGA
- a CDS encoding HNH endonuclease, whose product MIESAVLVLNRNYQPVHVTSVKRAFSLLYQGVAKAIDAQYKLYEFEDWAALSATHDCITTVNRSIRVPRVLVLSAYEYLPKGRVRFSRLNIYARDADTCQYCGRTLPRSELNLDHVLPRCEGGKTTWENVVCSCVPCNLRKGGRTPEQAGMKLLRKPFRPRWTPLFRGAIRRVTYREWLPFLRVEDASYWNVELLDE is encoded by the coding sequence ATGATCGAAAGCGCCGTCCTGGTCCTCAACCGGAACTACCAACCGGTCCACGTCACCTCGGTGAAGCGAGCCTTCTCGCTGCTGTACCAGGGCGTGGCCAAAGCCATCGACGCCCAGTACAAGCTCTACGAGTTCGAGGACTGGGCCGCCCTGAGCGCCACGCACGACTGCATCACCACGGTGAACCGCTCCATCCGAGTGCCGCGCGTGCTGGTGCTCTCCGCGTACGAGTACCTGCCCAAGGGTCGCGTGCGCTTCTCTCGCCTCAACATCTACGCGCGCGACGCGGACACCTGCCAGTACTGCGGGCGGACCCTCCCGCGCTCGGAGCTGAACCTGGATCACGTGCTGCCCAGGTGCGAGGGCGGCAAGACGACGTGGGAGAACGTCGTCTGCTCCTGCGTGCCCTGCAACCTGAGGAAGGGCGGGCGCACTCCCGAGCAGGCCGGCATGAAGCTCCTGCGTAAACCTTTCCGTCCCCGGTGGACGCCGCTGTTCCGCGGCGCCATCCGGCGCGTCACCTACCGCGAGTGGCTTCCGTTCCTGCGAGTGGAGGATGCCTCGTACTGGAACGTCGAACTGCTCGACGAGTAG
- the selA gene encoding L-seryl-tRNA(Sec) selenium transferase — protein sequence MDAPSNSGNGGKNALLRSLPSIEQLLHRPSLQSRLAGLPRARAVAALRLAVEQVRARLLSGDARPFEDSDVDAALRQLATPNLRPVLNATGVVLHTNLGRAPLAPEAVARVAAVARGYSNLEYDLDEGERGSRYAPVIGLLTELTGAEDAVVVNNCAGAVLLVLASLASGRECIVSRGELVEIGGGFRVPDVMRQSGARLVEVGTTNRTRRSDYESALTPDTALLVKVHRSNFALVGFTEEVGVEELAALGRARGVPVFQDLGSGALVPLEGEGLTSELTVKQAVEAGADVVAFSGDKLLGGPQAGIIVGRKALLARIKSHPLTRALRVDKMTVAALEATLELYRDGRPQAVPTWRLLSQQPEELRARAERLEGLLAARHVPVRVVAVSGQVGGGAMPLARLPSFACILKVGEPDVFLARLREAEAPVIGRIADGEVVLDVRCLAEEELGLVAEAVVGTARQESRP from the coding sequence GTGGACGCACCGTCGAATAGTGGGAACGGCGGAAAGAACGCGCTCCTGCGCTCCCTGCCGTCCATCGAGCAGCTGCTTCACCGGCCGTCGTTGCAGTCACGGCTGGCGGGACTGCCTCGTGCCCGAGCCGTCGCGGCCCTGCGACTGGCCGTGGAGCAGGTCCGGGCCCGGCTGCTGAGTGGAGACGCTCGCCCCTTCGAGGACTCGGACGTGGACGCGGCCCTGCGCCAGCTGGCCACCCCGAACCTGCGCCCCGTGCTCAACGCCACCGGCGTGGTGCTGCACACCAACCTGGGCCGCGCGCCGCTCGCTCCGGAGGCCGTGGCCCGCGTGGCGGCGGTGGCTCGGGGCTACTCCAACCTCGAGTACGATCTCGACGAGGGCGAGCGCGGCAGCCGCTATGCCCCCGTCATCGGCCTGCTCACCGAGCTGACGGGCGCGGAGGACGCGGTCGTCGTCAACAACTGCGCGGGCGCGGTGCTCCTGGTGCTCGCGTCGCTGGCCTCGGGGCGCGAGTGCATCGTCTCGCGCGGGGAGCTGGTGGAGATCGGCGGAGGCTTCCGCGTGCCGGACGTCATGCGCCAGTCCGGCGCCAGGCTCGTCGAGGTGGGCACCACCAACCGCACCCGCCGCTCCGACTACGAGTCCGCGCTCACGCCGGACACCGCCCTGCTGGTGAAGGTGCACCGCTCCAACTTCGCGCTGGTGGGCTTCACGGAGGAGGTGGGCGTGGAGGAGCTGGCCGCGCTCGGCCGCGCGCGCGGGGTGCCGGTGTTCCAGGATCTCGGCTCGGGCGCGCTGGTGCCGCTGGAGGGCGAGGGGCTCACCTCCGAGCTCACGGTGAAGCAGGCCGTGGAGGCCGGCGCGGACGTGGTGGCCTTCTCCGGCGACAAGCTGCTGGGAGGCCCCCAGGCGGGCATCATCGTGGGGCGCAAGGCGCTGCTGGCCCGCATCAAGTCGCACCCGCTCACCCGCGCGCTGCGGGTGGACAAGATGACGGTGGCCGCGCTGGAGGCCACCCTGGAGCTGTACCGGGACGGCCGTCCTCAGGCGGTGCCCACCTGGCGCCTGCTCTCCCAGCAGCCAGAGGAACTGCGCGCACGCGCCGAGCGCCTCGAGGGGCTGCTGGCCGCGCGCCATGTCCCGGTTCGTGTGGTCGCGGTGTCGGGGCAGGTAGGCGGGGGGGCGATGCCGCTGGCCCGATTGCCTTCCTTCGCGTGCATCCTCAAAGTTGGGGAGCCGGATGTATTCCTGGCGCGCCTGCGAGAAGCCGAGGCGCCGGTTATTGGAAGGATAGCGGACGGTGAGGTCGTCCTCGACGTCCGTTGTCTCGCGGAGGAGGAACTCGGATTGGTTGCCGAGGCCGTCGTCGGCACCGCCAGACAGGAAAGCCGCCCATGA
- a CDS encoding helix-turn-helix domain-containing protein, whose amino-acid sequence MKPFEQQTYYELLEIPVTAPEAEIRAAYARAIETYSPDSVAVYTLVDPGQIDALRARLTEAMEILTEPDLRAEYDRMIGVSSGASAVVTLAPALAAAAQASSPQDSAPSKSSSKAPASAPASAPAATPPSSEARAESVPTAAAPVPAPAPAAPEPSAPAVAAAAPEAPTAPAPAAASPATAPTVTQAPEPAAPPPAAAPTATPAEPAPAQKGTEAEPPPAMPIAPPGQFVLPGGVTPSQIHAAFRSYAISYVPVLVPAPSLSTGSAFFSPFSPPAQTEAPPPAPEVAQAKAAAPSAPAAPPAPEAPASQAPTPATEPAEAAPRTPSVAAPVASAPIAEPSPAPSAPAAAAEPLPVPPAQAAAEPPRAPEPTPPPAQAAPEPSAPVVVHHDDDEVSGMRAPMPKPGEGPSAARPATAPHAQPGRPGRTFVTPPPLPLGGRRSHRPSPTEPPAATAADAGKGSARPAHAAGTSLDEAQQLAQESAIATAEAALAQVAAKAREPRPKPVELPPNTEFNGELLRRVRESRNLSLAQLAERTRISSKHLENVEADRYAALPATVYLRGILMNIARELGLDPLRVSRSYLALAADPKKK is encoded by the coding sequence ATGAAGCCCTTCGAGCAGCAGACCTACTACGAGCTCCTCGAGATCCCCGTCACCGCACCGGAGGCGGAGATCCGCGCGGCCTATGCGCGCGCGATCGAGACGTACTCGCCCGACTCCGTCGCGGTGTACACGCTGGTGGACCCGGGGCAGATCGACGCCCTGCGCGCCCGCCTCACCGAGGCGATGGAGATCCTCACCGAGCCGGACCTGCGCGCCGAGTACGATCGGATGATCGGCGTGAGCTCCGGCGCGAGCGCCGTGGTGACCCTGGCGCCCGCGCTGGCGGCGGCCGCCCAGGCCTCCTCGCCCCAGGACTCGGCCCCATCCAAGTCCTCCTCCAAAGCCCCCGCGAGCGCGCCGGCTTCCGCTCCCGCGGCGACGCCTCCCTCGAGCGAGGCGCGCGCTGAGTCGGTTCCTACGGCCGCGGCGCCGGTGCCTGCTCCAGCGCCTGCCGCGCCCGAGCCGTCTGCTCCGGCGGTGGCTGCTGCCGCGCCCGAGGCTCCGACCGCTCCCGCTCCAGCGGCTGCGTCCCCGGCGACCGCTCCCACCGTCACCCAGGCGCCGGAACCGGCCGCGCCCCCGCCGGCGGCGGCCCCCACGGCGACTCCCGCGGAGCCCGCCCCCGCCCAGAAGGGCACGGAGGCCGAGCCACCCCCCGCCATGCCCATCGCGCCTCCCGGGCAGTTCGTGCTCCCGGGCGGGGTGACGCCGAGCCAGATCCACGCGGCGTTCCGCAGCTACGCCATCTCCTACGTGCCGGTCCTGGTGCCTGCGCCTTCGCTGTCCACGGGCTCCGCGTTCTTCTCTCCGTTCTCGCCCCCGGCGCAGACGGAGGCGCCTCCGCCCGCGCCGGAGGTGGCTCAGGCGAAGGCTGCCGCGCCATCGGCTCCTGCCGCGCCACCCGCTCCAGAGGCCCCTGCCTCCCAGGCTCCGACGCCTGCCACCGAGCCGGCCGAGGCCGCTCCTCGGACCCCGAGCGTTGCCGCGCCCGTGGCCAGCGCTCCTATCGCCGAGCCTTCCCCGGCCCCCTCGGCTCCTGCCGCCGCGGCGGAGCCCCTGCCCGTCCCGCCCGCGCAGGCGGCCGCCGAGCCTCCGCGCGCTCCGGAGCCCACGCCCCCGCCCGCGCAGGCCGCCCCCGAGCCGTCTGCTCCCGTGGTCGTGCACCACGACGACGACGAGGTCTCCGGCATGCGCGCGCCGATGCCGAAGCCTGGAGAGGGCCCGTCCGCCGCCAGGCCGGCCACTGCGCCGCACGCCCAGCCGGGGCGGCCCGGCAGAACCTTCGTCACGCCTCCGCCGCTGCCTCTGGGAGGCCGCCGTTCCCACCGCCCGTCGCCCACGGAGCCGCCGGCGGCCACGGCCGCTGACGCAGGCAAGGGGAGTGCTCGCCCGGCGCATGCCGCGGGCACGAGCCTGGATGAAGCCCAGCAGCTCGCCCAGGAGTCCGCGATCGCGACGGCCGAGGCCGCGCTCGCCCAGGTGGCGGCGAAGGCGCGCGAGCCCAGGCCCAAGCCCGTCGAGCTGCCGCCCAACACCGAGTTCAACGGCGAGCTGCTGCGGCGGGTGCGCGAGAGCCGCAACCTGTCCCTCGCCCAGCTGGCCGAGCGCACGCGCATCTCCTCCAAGCACCTGGAGAACGTGGAAGCCGACCGCTACGCCGCGCTCCCGGCCACGGTGTACCTGCGCGGCATCCTCATGAACATCGCGCGTGAGCTCGGGCTGGATCCGCTCCGAGTGTCGAGGAGTTATCTGGCCCTGGCCGCGGATCCGAAGAAGAAGTGA